The Echinicola rosea genome has a segment encoding these proteins:
- a CDS encoding tetratricopeptide repeat protein produces MMDTNSKTMRLIIFITGLLLSTISYGQTSLKEIGLKAGKYKVGFKHYTVNDSTRTYRIHNEFNNQLIERPIPVSIWYPATIANSKSKQLTVLNYLQVLKEEEEWKNLPNYFLLDWFPYLWNTPENKAHLSERVNAYSNPTLLIGKFPVVVYAPSYQASSIENFALFEYLASNGFVVISSPSRGTDTRWLEGATTKDMETQSRDVEFLLKEIHSFKNIDFKKVALMGFSFGGLSNAITVMKNRNISAVVSLDGAERYNYPVLEKSPYFNLDRFDIPYVHFAQKEIPKEVLTTDKIPEELNYKFQLYDSLKYSNIHRYRFHNLTHSYFSSFGILFANRDKRQDKSDEKIMASYNLLCQHTLQFLNATLKNEKKSINFIENNPTVNGFSDILISKQTKKAIEKDFTYQDFNDLAFKQDYQDLIPLYEKTIINHPSLELQEGMLNTLGLRLSFNPKKKEQGYNVILLALHIYPKSANLYDSLAEAYFYNKDYQKAILNYEKSLELNPNNQNAIERLKKLKE; encoded by the coding sequence ATGATGGACACTAATTCAAAAACAATGCGATTAATAATATTCATTACAGGTTTATTACTATCCACAATATCTTACGGACAGACATCCTTAAAGGAAATCGGACTTAAAGCTGGAAAATATAAAGTAGGCTTTAAGCATTATACAGTCAATGATAGTACGAGAACCTATCGAATTCACAATGAGTTTAACAACCAACTTATTGAAAGACCAATCCCAGTAAGTATTTGGTATCCAGCAACAATAGCGAATAGTAAGTCTAAACAATTAACGGTTTTAAATTATTTGCAGGTCTTAAAAGAAGAGGAAGAATGGAAAAATCTACCAAATTACTTTCTGTTGGATTGGTTTCCTTATTTATGGAACACGCCAGAAAATAAGGCTCATCTTTCTGAAAGGGTAAATGCTTATTCTAATCCAACATTATTAATCGGAAAATTTCCAGTAGTAGTTTATGCACCAAGTTATCAAGCCTCGTCAATTGAGAATTTTGCGCTATTCGAATATTTAGCAAGTAACGGCTTCGTTGTCATATCAAGCCCTTCAAGAGGAACAGACACACGTTGGTTAGAAGGAGCAACCACAAAAGATATGGAAACACAGTCAAGAGATGTAGAGTTCCTTCTCAAAGAAATTCACAGCTTCAAGAATATCGATTTCAAAAAAGTGGCACTAATGGGATTTAGTTTTGGTGGACTGTCTAACGCAATAACCGTTATGAAAAACAGGAATATAAGTGCAGTTGTAAGTTTGGACGGAGCAGAAAGATACAATTATCCAGTCTTGGAAAAATCACCCTATTTCAATTTAGATAGGTTTGACATTCCTTATGTCCATTTTGCTCAAAAAGAGATTCCGAAGGAAGTTCTTACTACGGACAAAATACCTGAAGAGTTGAATTACAAATTTCAACTGTATGATTCTTTAAAATATAGCAATATTCACAGATATAGATTTCACAACCTTACGCATTCTTATTTTAGTTCCTTTGGTATCTTATTCGCTAATCGTGATAAAAGACAAGATAAAAGTGATGAGAAAATTATGGCTTCCTATAATTTGCTGTGCCAACATACCTTACAGTTTTTGAATGCGACACTAAAAAATGAGAAAAAGTCGATTAATTTTATTGAAAATAATCCTACTGTAAACGGATTTTCCGATATTTTGATTTCTAAACAAACAAAAAAAGCTATCGAAAAAGATTTTACATATCAAGATTTCAATGATTTAGCATTCAAGCAAGACTATCAAGATTTAATTCCACTATATGAGAAAACAATTATCAATCATCCAAGTCTTGAACTTCAAGAAGGAATGTTGAACACTTTAGGATTACGATTGTCATTTAATCCTAAAAAGAAAGAACAAGGATATAATGTCATTTTGTTAGCCTTACATATTTATCCAAAATCAGCAAATTTATACGACAGTTTAGCCGAGGCATATTTTTACAATAAGGATTATCAAAAAGCTATTTTGAATTACGAAAAGTCATTGGAATTAAATCCAAATAATCAAAATGCAATTGAGAGATTAAAAAAACTAAAGGAATAA